From the genome of Planktothrix tepida PCC 9214:
GGAATCTTAAGTTTTGCAGCCCTCTTTCTTTGGCAGTCCAGACAAACGAAAGATAAAGTGATCATGGCACAGCCCCAGAAACTTCTATTAACGGAAATATGGCAAGTGAAATCCGTTGATAGTCCTACTCAGTTTACAATTAAGAAAGGTTGGTTCAATACTAGAGAAATCCGAGTTTGTGGTGTAGCGGTTTCTGAGCAGAATTCTAAAGTTGCAATTAATGATCTCAATAAGCTTATCAAAGAATCTGAAGGAGAAGTTGGTGTTATTTTCTTGGCAAAAGATGGCAATCAATGGATTACTGAAGTTTATGCCAATCTGGGTAAATTACCAGAGGATATGATTGGAGAACAATTAATTACTAAAGGATTCGCTACTCTCACTGATGAAGTTTATAGCTGCCCTAATGGTGAAAGTTTAAGATTGGCTCAAAAAAGCCTCTCGAAATAAAACTCAGGTTTAGGTTATAATTAGAATTATTTAGCTATTTCTTTATTTAATAAAATGTCGTCCTCCGATTATAAAAAACAGCAACGAGATTTACTAAAGCATATAAAAAAAGAAACACTTTATTATGAACAATTAACTAAAGATTTTCCTAAAATTAAAGGATATCCTAATTATGAAAAAGCGGTCACTTCTCGATTAGCTTGTTTACTTTATGGATTTACTAACTTAGTACCCTCTGAGCAATTAGAAAAAGATCATACTTTAGAACAAGGTTGTCTAACTGCTTCATTAATGGCATCTATAGAAGTTCCGATTTATTGGTTAAAAAAAGATTTATTAACAGCATTTCTAAGAACAGATTTACCAGAATTAATTTATGGTATGAAGCGAGTCATTCGACATGGATTATTAATGTTACCGAATCAGCAGGAATTAATCAGTCCCGATGGTGAAGTTGTAGAGTGGGTACAGTTCTCTCATTTTTTAGCAGAAGATTTTGAGGATACTATTGAGATTTCTTCTAAGATTCAATTAGATAGTAAAGAAAAAGTTGATAAACTCAGATGGGTAACAATGTTATCCTCTGGAATCCTTTATAGCAATGTGATTGGATTAGAACCAGGGGAAGATAATAAACCAATTTCTGGATATTTGACAGTCAATGATATATTTAAAGTGACAGAACAAAATACAGATGTGGAAACTGAAACTCAATTTATTCAGAAAGTTGATAATCTAATTTTACAAACATTATTATTTTTGCAAACTAGACCTGATGATGTTGTTGCAGAAATGCCAGAATCTAAAGGATTTGGTCAATCTCCCAAAGGAAAACAGAAACTAGCACCGATTTGGATCGGATATCGTTATCAAATTCAAAAAGAGCGCTCGCCATCGCATGAAAGTCTACAACAGAGACAACGACAAAGTGCTGGATGGTGGCGACGAGGACATTGGCGGCGGGTTCCGATTGGGAAACGGGAAGAAAATCTACGGGATTGGCGTTGGATTGAACCGACTTGGTGTGAACCAAATTGATTTTTACGCCTATTTGGATGCCTAAGCCAAAGTCTAAATAAATCCGTAATTTCACTGATGCAAAATCTTTAAGTTTGTGTATTTTGATTTTATAAAGAATTTTCTCTAACTTTGCGTAATTCCCAATGAAGGCTTTGTTAAATTCATTAGAACATTAAAAACCATTAAGGATTGTACCATGTATATTTCTAACCGTGCCATTGTAGTTCGGAATTTTGCTATTGCCATTGTCAACGGAGCGATTACTTTAATTATTTTATTAATTGCACCTTTGGGATTAATGGCCGTAATCAGTAATACCTTTTTAGTTACCGTTGCCAGTTTCTTTACTGCTACTATAGCCGATGGAGTCATCCGTTTTCTGCAAGCTTCTCGTTCTGGGGGGGAGATGCCTTTACACACTGATGCTCCCTATTCCAGCAAACTTGATGCACGTTCTTCCCATGAGATTGATCGCTAAGTTATGTTAACACTTTATGTGTCTCAACAGGGATGTTATCTAACTTTAAAAGCCGAAAGTTTGTTAATCAAAAAGGGAAAAGAAGTCTTAGCAGAAGCCCAAATTCCCCTCCTTGAACAAGTGTTAATTTTTGGTAAATCACAAGTCACCACCCAAGCAATTCGAGCCTGTTTAACTCGCAATGTTCCAATAGCTTATCTATCTCGGATGGGATATTGTTATGGTCGAATTTTACCTGTTGAACGGGGGTATCGGCATCTGTCTCGGTATCAACAACAACTGACCAGAGTTGACCGTTTAATTGTAGCTCGTCGCATAGTGAAAGCTAAACTCAAAAATAGCCGAACTATCCTCCAACGTCAAGCACGTCGTCGATCTTCTGAAACGATTAATTTGGCGATTCAAAGTTTAAATCATCTGATGGAAAAGGTGATTGAAGCGGAAAGTTGGGAACGATTAATGGGGCTAGAAGGTGCGGCGGCTTCTCAATATTTTTCAGCTTTGGGAGAATGTTTAACTAATCCTAAGTTTGTGTTTACGGTGCGATCGCGTCGTCCCCCTGGCAATCCGGTGAATGCTTTATTGAGTTTTGGTTATCAAGTTCTGTGGAATCATCTTTTAAGTTTAATTGAACTTCAGGGACTTGACCCTTACTTTGGTTGTTTACACCAGGGAAGTGAACGTCATGCAGCTTTAGCTTCCGATTTAATTGAGGAGTTTAGAGCACCGATTGTGGATTCATTGGTCATGTATTTAATTAATCGCAATATGATTGATGCAGATACAGATTTTACCTACCATGATGGCGGTTGTTTTCTGAATGATTCCGGTCGAGTTAAATACTTAAAAGCGTTTCTGCAACGGATGGAAGAAAAGTTAACCACTGCCGATGGAGAAGAACAACCCCGATGGGATACTTTGAATCAACAAGTTAAGGCGTTTAAGCAGTTTGTTTACAATCCCATTGAAGGATATAAACCTTATGAAATTCGCTGATGTTATTTTACATTATCGCTTATGATATTCCTTGTGATAAACGTCGCCGAAAAGTGGCAGAATTATTAGAAGGATATGGAAAGCGAGTTCAATATTCGGTGTTTGAATGTGTTTTGCCTCAATCAAAATATATTGAGTTACAGAAACGCTTGGAAAAACAAGTGAATCTAACTGAAGATAACCTGCGGTTTTATCCGCTTTCTCGCCATACCTGGGGAAGTGTGGAAACTTGGGGCAAAGGGCCAGAGATTACTGAATATCCCAGTTCAATGATTGTTTAAGGAGGTTTAGGGCGGCTTAATGAGCCTCGATATTCCTCTATACAACGGTTTTAGGCTTTTGACAAGGAAACGGAAGCAGGGGTTTGGATGATTAAGATGAGGGAGGTTAGCAAGGATTATCAACGATTTCATGGGCTTGCGAAGCTCAAAGAAAATGGCTGGAATACTTATAGTTTCGTTGGGAGCCTCGATATTCCTCTGGGTAAGGCTTTTGTCGATTTTAGGGAAAGGTTAATTATCGCTTCAGCCAACGGTTTTTCTGAGCCTCGCAAACCCTATCTGGACAGCCGATGGTGTCTGGGTTTAAGATAGGAAGGGTTGCTTCTATTCTTAGAAGTAGAATTAATGGAAACGAGAGATTGCTTTTATTTCTTTAACTAAACTATTTAGGTTGCTTCTATTCTTAGAAGTAGAATTAATGGAAACTAGAATACATAAACTTAATGGCGTTAGGGGATAATTCAGGATGTCTGTTGCTTCTATTCTTAGAAGTAGAATTAATGGAAACGGTGTTCGTCAATACTGCTGTAATGCTCTAGCTGCCCTTTCGTTGCTTCTATTCTTAGAAGTAGAATTAATGGAAACTTTATAGGGATATAAGGTCTTCCTTGTATCTCTCTTAGTTTGTTGCTTCTATTCTTAGAAGTAGAATTAATGGAAACAATACTGGGAGTTCATTACCCAAGGTGAATTGACCTGTTGCTTCTATTCTTAGAAGTAGAATTAATGGAAACTTACATACATTTCCCTCCCCTTCTTTTAGTTGCGGGATAGTTGCTTCTATTCTTAGAAGTAGAATTAATGGAAACACTTGCTATCGTGATTGTTCGCGTATGCCTTCACCCTTGGAGTTGCTTCTATTCTTAGAAGTAGAATTAATGGAGTTGCTTCTATTCTTAGAAGTAGAATTAATGGAAACTAGAGATTCGTGAACTGTTTCCAGGGTTAGCATTTCCTTGTTGCTTCTATTCTTAGAAGTAGAATTAATGGAAACGAAGCCAGTCGTTTAAGTTGATGAAGACGAAATATTTTTGAGTTGCTTCTATTCTTAGAAGTAGAATTAATGGAAACAAAACAGATCGGAGTCCATTACCCAGTCCTTCTCCTGTTGCTTCTATTCTTAGAAGTAGAATTAATGGAAACAAAGGAGAAGGTTATTTCCTTATGGAAAAGGAAGATGAAGTTGCTTCTATTCTTAGAAGTAGAATTAATGGAAACGTCAATGCTATAAATAGTGATTTCGTGCTGTGTACCGTTAGTTGCTTCTATTCTTAGAAGTAGAATTAATGGAAACCATTGGTTATTCATACTTATCAGGTGGCGAGTATGAAGTTGCTTCTATTCTTAGAAGTAGAATTAATGGAAACCTGTCCGCAGAATCTCAGCGTCTTTAGACCTGAGAGTGTCAACTACGGACGTTGCTTCTATTCTTAGAAGTAGAATTAATGGAAACTTAAGACTTGTTCATGTGTGAGTGGAGTATCATTAGGGCGTTGCTTCTATTCTTAGAAGTAGAATTAATGGAAACATCAATGAGAAAACGTCTATGGAATAGATTTTCCCGTTCATGTTGCTTCTATTCTTAGAAGTAGAATTAATGGAAACAGCTTTCATGGGTATACCTGATATGAGTTGAACAGAGTTGCTTCTATTCTTAGAAGTAGAATTAATGGAAACAAGTGGATTGAAGAAATTCTTAGTGGTAATAGACCTCAAGTTGCTTCTATTCTTAGAAGTAGAATTAATGGAAACTCGATCTTTTAGTAAGTGAATCAATTGCTATTGAAGTTGCTTCTATTCTTAGAAGTAGAATTAATGGAAACGAAACGTTCATGAGAGAACTCAAAAGCATCATATTTCATAAGGGTTGCTTCTATTCTTAGAAGTAGAATTAATGGAAACACCCCTTCCAAGCTTACGACCTTTGGTAAGCTTACTTTAGGTTGCTTCTATTCTTAGAAGTAGAATTAATGGAAACAAGATTTAAGAGCATTGCTTAGTCTTACCTTTTAAGTTGCTTCTATTCTTAGAAGTAGAATTAATGGAAACTCAATTAACAATTTCATGAGTAGGAGCATGGGAGATGGTTGCTTCTATTCTTAGAAGTAGAATTAATGGAAACTAATAGTAGTCATTGTCTTATTCCAAATAACTTCAGAAAAGTTGCTTCTATTCTTAGAAGTAGAATTAATGGAAACCTACAACTCCCTGAATCTTAAATGTTAGACACCAGCACAAAAGTTGCTTCTATTCTTAGAAGTAGAATTAATGGAAACACCAATTTTGGGAGTAGTTTCGACAAGTGTTTTTGACATAGTTGCTTCTATTCTTAGAAGTAGAATTAATGGAAACAGAGCTAATAGCTCTCTACTGAACTCCCACAAGTTGAGGTGTTGCTTCTATTCTTAGAAGTAGAATTAATGGAAACTTGTTTCAATTCCTGATAGGCAATAAAAGGAATTTAGATGGGTTGCTTCTATTCTTAGAAGTAGAATTAATGGAAACTAATCATGTAGGGGATAGCACCTTTCTGCTGATTACTTGGAGTGTTGCTTCTATTCTTAGAAGTAGAATTAATGGAAACCTACCCATACATGACCTACATTAGGAATGTCATCTTCCTTGTTGCTTCTATTCTTAGAAGTAGAATTAATGGAAACTGCCCTCTCCCTCCAAGAGTTGCACCCAGTAATTACGCAGGTTGCTTCTATTCTTAGAAGTAGAATTAATGGAAACAAGTGTCTCTCATGTCATATCTCATAGTTAGAGCACATAGGTTGCTTCTATTCTTAGAAGTAGAATTAATGGAAACATAGGAGAAGCACAAACCATCTTTGGCATTACTCGTAAAGTTGCTTCTATTCTTAGAAGTAGAATTAATGGAAACAATTCAAGTTCTCCGTGGATTCAATAACAGCCCCCTACTCGGGTTGCTTCTATTCTTAGAAGTAGAATTAATGGAAACTGGATTAACCTTATCTAAATAGTTCTGACCTTACTTATTAACAGCGTTGCTTCTATTCTTAGAAGTAGAATTAATGGAAACAGATAACTAATGAACTTTCACATTGATATTACTACCTTGAGGTGTTGCTTCTATTCTTAGAAGTAGAATTAATGGAAACATGATTTCCACGTCATTCCGACTAATTCAAAAACTACCATGTTGCTTCTATTCTTAGAAGTAGAATTAATGGAAACTGTGTAAGGGTGTGTAACGCTTCTTGAGTGCGATCGGTTGCTTCTATTCTTAGAAGTAGAATTAATGGAAACTACGCGGGTTGTACGTCCTTTAATATATTCAATACTTCCATAGTTGCTTCTATTCTTAGAAGTAGAATTAATGGAAACAACCACTCAGGCATGCATATCTACCTCCTATGTACACCGTTGCTTCTATTCTTAGAAGTAGAATTAATGGAAACCACCCTCTAGTTCTTGTGAGAGTTTTATCTGCTCTGAGGTTGCTTCTATTCTTAGAAGTAGAATTAATGGAAACCCCAACTGTAATCAAATTTGATATGCCCTTCGTTGCTTCTATTCTTAGAAGTAGAATTAATGGAAACAGTTTTTGCCCTATTACTAATCTATCTAATCGCTTCCGTTGCTTCTATTCTTAGAAGTAGAATTAATGGAAACATGAAGTTAGACATGATTCAGGTTTTTGTTGTTATTTACAACAAAGTTGCTTCTATTCTTAGAAGTAGAATTAATGGAAACTCGTGTCCAACCTTTGTCTGATTGTTCATACTTCTGTTGAGCGTTGCTTCTATTCTTAGAAGTAGAATTAATGGAAACAAATTGTCTACTGTAACAACTAATGATTTCATTAAGTTGCTTCTATTCTTAGAAGTAGAATTAATGGAAACCAGCTACATATGTAATACCTTTTAGTTCTTCTAACACTTCCTGTTGCTTCTATTCTTAGAAGTAGAATTAATGGAAACATATCAAGAGATTGACACTTAGTTCTTAATGCTTGCTTTTTGTTGCTTCTATTCTTAGAAGTAGAATTAATGGAAACCCCACCTTTCCCTGTTCTGGTTAGTAAAATCGCGGCAAGGAGTTGCTTCTATTCTTAGAAGTAGAATTAATGGAAACAATATTAATCCTGATTTATTCAGGCAATAATCAACCAGTTGCTTCTATTCTTAGAAGTAGAATTAATGGAAACTCTGGCTCCAACATTCCTAATCCAACCGTGATGCTGAGATAGGTTGCTTCTATTCTTAGAAGTAGAATTAATGGAAACACCCTGTACCCGGTTGTGAACACAACAAAATTGATGT
Proteins encoded in this window:
- the csx18 gene encoding CRISPR-associated protein Csx18, whose product is MYISNRAIVVRNFAIAIVNGAITLIILLIAPLGLMAVISNTFLVTVASFFTATIADGVIRFLQASRSGGEMPLHTDAPYSSKLDARSSHEIDR
- the cas1 gene encoding CRISPR-associated endonuclease Cas1 → MLTLYVSQQGCYLTLKAESLLIKKGKEVLAEAQIPLLEQVLIFGKSQVTTQAIRACLTRNVPIAYLSRMGYCYGRILPVERGYRHLSRYQQQLTRVDRLIVARRIVKAKLKNSRTILQRQARRRSSETINLAIQSLNHLMEKVIEAESWERLMGLEGAAASQYFSALGECLTNPKFVFTVRSRRPPGNPVNALLSFGYQVLWNHLLSLIELQGLDPYFGCLHQGSERHAALASDLIEEFRAPIVDSLVMYLINRNMIDADTDFTYHDGGCFLNDSGRVKYLKAFLQRMEEKLTTADGEEQPRWDTLNQQVKAFKQFVYNPIEGYKPYEIR
- the cas2 gene encoding CRISPR-associated endonuclease Cas2 — translated: MLFYIIAYDIPCDKRRRKVAELLEGYGKRVQYSVFECVLPQSKYIELQKRLEKQVNLTEDNLRFYPLSRHTWGSVETWGKGPEITEYPSSMIV